Within the Fischerella sp. PCC 9605 genome, the region TCCTCTCTCGGGCTGCTTCCGTCTTTCCCTGTTGTCGCAAACCGATTTGATGTATTGATTGCGGTGTCAAACCCACATGGCCCATGACTGGAATTCCCGCTTGCACCAAACGGGCAATAGTTTCTACCATTGCTGGATACCCACCTTCTAACTTTACTGCCTGTGCTCCAGCTTCTTTTAACGCCAGTCCAGCAGAGTGTATTGCTTGTTGGATGCTTTCTTGATACGTCAAAAATGGTAAATCTACGACGACCAAAGCACGTTTGACACCACGGCGAACAGCTTTGGCATGGTACAGCATTTCTTCTAGGGTGATTGGTAGTGTTGTTTCGTACCCCAACATCACCGCCATAGAATCACCCACCAAGATGAGATCAACACCAGCTGCATCGAGGAGTTGGGCGATCGCATAATCCCAAGCCGTCAACGCCACAATTGCGCGTCCCTGCTGTTTCCATTGAATTAATTGCTGGGTGGTAACTGCCATTTTGGATTAGGGGATTGGGGATTGGGGATTGGGGATTGGGGATTGGGGATTGGGGATTGGGGATTGGGGATTGAGATTTCACTTATTCTCCCTAGTGGTCTTTCCCATTAATTATGAGAGGTTTGTAGTGAGCGATAAATCGCTCAATTTTAAGGGCTAAAGCCCTGACTACGAACTTTCACAACTCATCAAAACTAATGGAACCACTAGTTCCCGCTCCCTAGTCCCCGTTCCCTTATCACCGATACCCAATCCCTACTTTACAGCGCGAGTAAAAGCGAGATGGGGTG harbors:
- the panB gene encoding 3-methyl-2-oxobutanoate hydroxymethyltransferase yields the protein MAVTTQQLIQWKQQGRAIVALTAWDYAIAQLLDAAGVDLILVGDSMAVMLGYETTLPITLEEMLYHAKAVRRGVKRALVVVDLPFLTYQESIQQAIHSAGLALKEAGAQAVKLEGGYPAMVETIARLVQAGIPVMGHVGLTPQSIHQIGLRQQGKTEAARERILQEAIALEQAGVFSIVLEHIPNDLAFEITQKLSVPTIGIGAGPHCDGQVLVTSDVIGLSEKQPPFAKVYTNLRETITQAVQDYSVEVRERKFPHPHSRI